The following proteins are encoded in a genomic region of Streptococcus sp. 29892:
- a CDS encoding transporter substrate-binding domain-containing protein, translated as MLKKLLASALLVSSITLAACSNTSTSTESSSSASQTQWEKVQEAGVLKVATPGTLFPTSYYNDAKELVGYEIDMINEIGKRLKLEIEYQEIGVAEAFTAVDSGKVDISVNNFDMTEARKEKYNFSIPYKYSVGGYIVREDGSSGIEAADLSDWTGKKAGGGAGTQYMKIAEKQGAEPVIYDNVTNDVYLRDVSTGRTDFIPNDYFTQVMAIKWAKANFPDIKVKMGAAQYNPTEQGIVMSKADTSLKEKIDEALEAMKADGTLKAISEKYYAGQDLSVPVENADKLPVIEVE; from the coding sequence ATGTTGAAAAAATTGTTGGCATCAGCCCTGCTTGTTTCATCAATTACTCTTGCAGCTTGTTCAAATACTTCAACAAGCACAGAAAGCTCTTCTTCAGCTAGCCAAACCCAGTGGGAAAAAGTACAAGAAGCAGGTGTCTTGAAAGTTGCTACACCAGGAACCCTCTTCCCAACTTCTTACTACAACGATGCCAAAGAATTGGTCGGTTATGAAATTGACATGATCAATGAAATTGGTAAGCGTTTGAAACTAGAAATTGAATACCAAGAAATCGGTGTGGCAGAAGCCTTTACAGCGGTTGACAGTGGTAAGGTAGATATTTCTGTTAACAACTTTGACATGACCGAAGCTCGTAAGGAAAAGTATAACTTCTCTATCCCTTACAAGTATTCAGTTGGTGGTTATATCGTCCGTGAAGATGGTTCATCAGGGATCGAAGCAGCTGACTTGAGCGACTGGACTGGCAAGAAAGCTGGTGGTGGCGCAGGTACTCAGTACATGAAAATTGCTGAAAAGCAAGGTGCGGAGCCAGTTATCTATGACAACGTAACCAACGATGTTTACTTGCGTGATGTATCAACAGGTCGTACAGATTTCATTCCAAACGACTACTTTACACAGGTAATGGCTATTAAATGGGCTAAGGCTAATTTCCCAGACATCAAAGTGAAGATGGGTGCAGCTCAGTACAACCCAACTGAACAAGGGATTGTCATGAGCAAGGCTGATACAAGCTTGAAAGAAAAAATTGACGAAGCTCTTGAAGCAATGAAAGCTGATGGTACCTTGAAAGCTATTTCTGAGAAATACTATGCAGGACAAGACCTATCAGTACCAGTTGAAAATGCTGATAAATTGCCAGTTATCGAAGTTGAATAA